A region from the Triticum urartu cultivar G1812 chromosome 1, Tu2.1, whole genome shotgun sequence genome encodes:
- the LOC125512779 gene encoding uncharacterized protein LOC125512779, translating to MALSLRAAASLAAPPAHLRPRRRATSMVRATVSPPPALDSRRRPQNVSGEFFVDHRCIDCATCRWMAPEVFKRVDDQSAVAAQPTSEEIRTKALQALLSCPTGSIHTDKPTEDILQVQNTFPLPINDDLPGVYLCGYHSENSYGATSYLIVHPEGNIMVDSPRYTPKLANQLEKLGGARYMFLTHIDDVADHRKWAERLKCERIIHSGDVEDITADAEWKLTGNGPWNIGTDFELIHTPGHTEGSVCLLYKPLKALFTGDHVAKSEESDDLNLFLMYSKQSVGVQLDSIRKLLDVDFEWFLPGHGYRIRYADVYAKNSAIEALLADYRN from the exons ATGGCGCTCAGCCTTCGCGCCGCCGCATccctcgccgccccgccggcTCACCTGCGTCCGCGCCGACGCGCCACCTCTATGGTCCGCGCCACTGTGTCCCCTCCTCCGGCGCTTGACAGCAGGCGGCGCCCGCAGAACGTGTCCGGCGAGTTCTTCGTCG ATCACCGGTGCATCGACTGCGCCACCTGCAGGTGGATGGCTCCGGAGGTGTTCAAGAGGGTCGACGACCAGTCCGCCGTGGCGGCGCAACCCACCTCCGAGGAAATCAGGACCAAGGCACTGCAG GCCTTGCTCTCTTGCCCTACAGGCTCTATCCACACTGACAAGCCTACAGAGGACATTCTCCAAGTGCAAAACACGTTCCCTCTCCCCATCAACGACGATCTCCCC GGAGTTTACCTCTGTGGTTACCATTCTGAGAACTCATATGGAGCAACATCTTATCTTATAGTTCACCCGGAAGGGAACATAATGGTTGACAG CCCAAGGTATACGCCGAAACTAGCGAACCAGCTTGAGAAGCTCGGCGGAGCGCGTTACATGTTTCTGACTCACAT TGATGATGTAGCGGATCATCGGAAATGGGCCGAGCGGCTAAAGTGCGAGAGAATCATTCATTCAGGAGAC GTGGAGGATATCACTGCTGATGCCGAGTGGAAACTTACTGGAAATGGCCCCTGGAACATTGGAACTGATTTTGAACTTATCCATACGCCAGGGCATACCGAA GGCTCAGTCTGTTTGCTGTACAAACCTCTGAAGGCACTATTTACTGGTGACCATGTCGCGAAATCAGAAGAATCAGATGATCTAAACCTCTTTCTGATGTACAGTAAGCAATCAG TGGGTGTGCAACTGGACAGCATCAGGAAGTTACTGGATGTAGATTTCGAGTGGTTTTTACCTG GGCATGGCTACCGAATCCGGTATGCAGATGTATATGCCAAGAATTCAGCTATTGAGGCTCTCCTTGCAGACTACAGAAACTAA